Proteins co-encoded in one Neovison vison isolate M4711 chromosome 9, ASM_NN_V1, whole genome shotgun sequence genomic window:
- the NDUFA8 gene encoding NADH dehydrogenase [ubiquinone] 1 alpha subcomplex subunit 8: MPGIVELPTLEDLKVQEVKVSSSVLKAAAHHYGVQCDKPNKEFMLCRWEEKDPRRCLEEGKLVNKCALDFFRQIKLHCAEPFTDYWTCIDYSGLQLFRRCRKQQAKFDECVLGKLGWVRPDLGELSKVTKVKTDRPLPENPYHSRARPEPNPETEGELKPAKHGSRVFFWTM, translated from the exons ATGCCGGGGATAGTGGAGCTGCCTACTCTGGAGGATCTGAAAGTGCAGGAG GTGAAAGTCAGTTCTTCGGTGCTCAAAGCTGCCGCCCATCACTATGGAGTTCAGTGTGACAAGCCCAACAAGGAGTTCATGCTCTGCCGCTGGGAAGAAAAAGACCCCCGGCGGTGTTTAGAGGAAGGCAAGCTCGTCAACAAGTGTGCTCTGGACTTCTTCAG GCAGATAAAGCTTCACTGTGCAGAGCCTTTTACAGACTATTGGACCTGCATCGACTACTCCGGCCTGCAGCTGTTTCGTCGCTGCCGCAAACAGCAGGCCAAGTTTGACGAGTGTGTGCTGGGCAAGCTGGGATGGGTGCGGCCTGACCTGGGAGAGCTGTCCAAG GTCACCAAAGTGAAAACAGATCGACCTTTACCGGAGAATCCCTATCACTCAAGAGCAAGACCAGAGCCCAACCCTGAGACTGAAGGGGAGCTGAAGCCTGCCAAACATGGCAGCCGTGTTTTTTTCTGGACCATGTAA